The following coding sequences are from one Kiritimatiellales bacterium window:
- a CDS encoding LacI family DNA-binding transcriptional regulator, which produces MKQEKKSGRKPTGRVRLADIAKHCNLSISTVSRVISNRTDQFPIAEDTIERIHQTARELGYRPNRLARAIAYQKTNLIGLSVPHYKTRENCSFEEETYLLAKVFGLLSSGVLDNPKMLDYDLVIHDRQKFSGSSQDYYHSQDGLLDGIIYNNPSKNSIPFITETARTIPVVIIGSIPEVESQFISVDIDNRAAVRSCVKHLYDIGCKKPLVLIPEELKKFFCITDRLDGYIEAFKDYGYSTSEENIYSVKQNPDAVHSLLAGIKNIRKYDAIIAPFDELIFYCIDPLKELGIRIPQDIALIGFDDSDRCLSSTPRLTSIRTPFHALGFKATDLLIDILNGKQLYIPGKHTIETELIIRESTQR; this is translated from the coding sequence ATGAAACAAGAAAAAAAATCAGGCAGAAAACCGACCGGGCGTGTGCGGCTTGCAGATATTGCAAAACATTGCAACCTCAGCATATCAACGGTATCCCGCGTCATCAGCAATCGCACCGATCAATTCCCTATTGCAGAAGACACCATCGAGCGCATTCATCAAACCGCCAGAGAATTAGGATATCGCCCGAACCGCCTCGCGCGAGCCATTGCTTATCAAAAAACAAATCTGATTGGACTTTCAGTCCCTCATTATAAAACGCGTGAAAATTGCTCCTTTGAAGAAGAAACCTACCTGCTCGCAAAGGTATTCGGCTTGCTGAGCTCAGGCGTTCTGGATAATCCGAAAATGCTCGATTACGATCTTGTGATTCATGACCGCCAGAAATTCTCTGGCAGTTCTCAGGATTATTATCATTCACAGGATGGATTGCTGGACGGAATAATTTATAATAATCCATCCAAAAACAGCATTCCGTTTATTACAGAAACCGCTCGAACAATTCCTGTGGTCATCATCGGCAGTATTCCGGAAGTCGAATCTCAATTCATCTCTGTTGATATTGACAACCGCGCCGCAGTAAGAAGCTGTGTAAAACATCTATACGATATCGGATGTAAAAAACCGTTGGTTCTTATTCCTGAAGAATTAAAAAAATTCTTCTGCATCACTGATCGTCTCGATGGATACATCGAAGCATTTAAAGATTATGGTTACTCAACATCTGAGGAAAATATCTATTCTGTAAAACAGAATCCGGATGCCGTCCATTCCCTGCTCGCCGGAATAAAAAATATCCGCAAATATGATGCCATTATTGCGCCGTTTGATGAATTAATTTTCTATTGCATTGATCCGTTAAAGGAACTCGGAATTCGAATTCCGCAAGATATCGCGTTAATCGGTTTCGACGACAGCGACCGGTGTCTCAGCAGCACTCCCCGCTTAACCAGTATTCGCACTCCGTTTCACGCATTAGGTTTTAAAGCTACCGACCTGTTAATTGATATTCTTAATGGGAAACAACTATATATCCCTGGGAAACACACAATAGAAACAGAACTCATCATTCGGGAAAGCACACAACGCTAA
- a CDS encoding MFS transporter → MMNQTNHKKAGLADIFKYAVGEGATSITMNGISNFAMVYLTQILSLAPTWAALAIGISIFWDAVTDPIMGHISDNTRSRWGRRHPYSLIGGLFTAVTFFLFWSVPQMLNGPVIIFFMALIINLLIRTAVTVFFVPFTALGFDICPEYESRSRLQGVRYFINQIVNFTFGALAWTLFFKDHITETGKRIDGSLIGSNYVVMGFVLAIFVALLASVCCFGTRNYAVDNRKEQVHGKRLADFWVDFSSIFKNRLAIRVFVFYIIVQFSMLLTSMVQMFAYIFYMQFTPLEKTCVHGGGMLAFALASLNLPHIVKRYDKKPAGYIGIGLAVFGGLSLLTVFHGGQLAPQQTIEFSGITFPVATIVFGLLQACWWGGCGMIVPLSSSMIADIAAIDQSRTGELKNAGYASVFSFCTKAASSIGMYICGFLVQIAGIISGATEQTPEAVSNIALLTFISGPIVIFCSVFVLRKYPVNRAYMQQIEQRIAANNG, encoded by the coding sequence ATGATGAATCAAACGAATCACAAGAAAGCGGGATTGGCAGATATCTTCAAATATGCCGTTGGCGAAGGCGCGACATCCATAACGATGAACGGGATAAGCAACTTTGCTATGGTTTATTTAACGCAGATTTTATCATTGGCTCCGACCTGGGCGGCGTTGGCGATTGGAATATCAATTTTTTGGGATGCTGTTACAGATCCGATTATGGGGCATATTTCCGATAACACTCGTTCCCGCTGGGGTCGGCGGCATCCATATAGTTTAATCGGCGGGTTGTTCACGGCGGTGACGTTTTTTCTTTTCTGGTCTGTTCCGCAGATGTTGAACGGACCGGTGATTATTTTTTTCATGGCACTGATCATCAATCTGCTCATTCGTACGGCGGTTACGGTGTTTTTTGTTCCGTTTACTGCACTTGGATTTGACATTTGCCCGGAATATGAATCGCGGTCCCGGTTGCAAGGCGTCCGCTATTTTATCAATCAAATCGTTAACTTTACATTCGGTGCTTTGGCCTGGACGTTGTTTTTTAAAGATCATATCACCGAAACAGGAAAACGAATTGATGGGTCTTTGATCGGTTCGAACTATGTTGTCATGGGTTTTGTTCTGGCAATCTTTGTTGCGCTGCTGGCATCAGTTTGTTGTTTTGGAACACGCAATTATGCGGTGGATAATCGCAAAGAACAGGTTCACGGTAAACGACTGGCGGATTTTTGGGTGGATTTCAGTTCTATTTTTAAAAACCGTTTAGCGATACGGGTTTTTGTTTTTTACATCATTGTTCAATTTTCGATGCTGTTAACATCAATGGTTCAAATGTTTGCGTATATTTTCTATATGCAGTTCACGCCGTTGGAAAAAACCTGCGTCCACGGTGGAGGTATGCTGGCATTTGCTCTTGCGTCACTGAACCTCCCTCACATCGTCAAACGGTATGACAAAAAACCGGCGGGGTACATCGGTATTGGCCTGGCCGTGTTCGGTGGGTTGAGTCTGCTGACTGTTTTTCATGGCGGACAGCTTGCACCACAGCAGACGATCGAATTTTCAGGAATAACTTTTCCTGTTGCCACGATTGTATTCGGTCTGCTGCAGGCTTGCTGGTGGGGCGGTTGCGGTATGATTGTTCCGTTATCCAGTTCTATGATTGCCGATATTGCTGCGATTGATCAGAGCAGAACAGGAGAACTCAAAAATGCCGGTTATGCTTCAGTGTTCAGCTTTTGCACAAAAGCCGCCAGTTCAATCGGCATGTATATTTGCGGTTTTCTTGTGCAGATCGCCGGAATTATTTCCGGTGCAACAGAGCAGACTCCTGAAGCGGTCAGCAACATTGCTCTGTTAACATTTATCAGCGGACCGATCGTTATTTTCTGCTCCGTATTTGTTTTGCGGAAATATCCGGTGAACCGGGCATATATGCAACAGATCGAACAGCGCATTGCGGCAAACAACGGATAA
- a CDS encoding uroporphyrinogen decarboxylase family protein, with protein MTNEQWQILLNVIRGKMNVSSETIPAGFIIDSPWLPGWYGCSTLDYFASDEIWFEANRRAVETFPDVMFLPGFWAEYGMCTEPSAFGARCIWNENNLPHADRIIEDVDDLPEFYKNFHRPDVSVAGMLPFVLSRLRRMEPAVQRIGHEYRFAVARGPLNILSFLMGTTDFLMALKLYEEEAHALLNEVSEFLIDWIGLQLKTFPSMDGILLLDDIVGFLGEDDCRAFAVPYLKKIYGAFDVSVKFLHNDAEGRVCAPFLPETGVNLFNFSFNHSIPEMQALTKGQVALLGNIPPRDVLAQETPAQVEACVHETLAAVECKRRLILSAGGGMPQDVSTENIHAFLKGMKT; from the coding sequence ATGACAAATGAACAGTGGCAGATTCTATTAAATGTTATCCGTGGTAAAATGAATGTTTCTTCAGAAACTATACCAGCGGGATTTATCATCGACAGCCCGTGGTTGCCGGGCTGGTACGGTTGCAGTACGCTGGATTATTTCGCCAGTGATGAAATTTGGTTCGAAGCTAACCGGCGCGCGGTGGAAACATTTCCGGATGTAATGTTTCTGCCGGGATTCTGGGCAGAATACGGAATGTGCACCGAACCGTCGGCGTTCGGAGCGCGGTGCATATGGAACGAAAATAATCTGCCGCACGCCGACCGGATTATTGAAGACGTGGATGATCTGCCGGAATTCTATAAAAATTTCCACCGTCCGGATGTTTCCGTCGCCGGCATGCTGCCGTTTGTGTTAAGTCGGTTGCGCCGGATGGAACCGGCGGTGCAACGCATCGGTCACGAATATCGTTTTGCTGTCGCGCGCGGTCCGCTGAATATTCTTTCGTTTTTAATGGGAACCACCGATTTTCTAATGGCGTTGAAACTTTACGAAGAGGAAGCGCATGCTCTGCTGAATGAAGTTTCGGAGTTTCTCATCGATTGGATCGGATTGCAGTTAAAAACGTTTCCGTCGATGGACGGCATTCTACTGCTGGACGATATTGTTGGCTTTCTCGGTGAAGATGACTGCCGCGCGTTTGCGGTTCCGTATTTGAAAAAAATTTACGGTGCGTTTGATGTGAGCGTAAAATTTTTGCATAACGACGCCGAAGGTCGCGTCTGTGCGCCGTTCCTGCCGGAAACCGGTGTCAATCTTTTCAATTTCAGTTTTAATCACAGTATTCCGGAAATGCAGGCGCTGACGAAAGGACAGGTTGCGTTGCTGGGAAATATTCCACCACGCGATGTATTGGCGCAGGAAACACCGGCACAGGTTGAAGCCTGTGTGCACGAAACGCTGGCGGCGGTGGAATGCAAACGCCGTTTAATTCTTTCCGCCGGCGGTGGAATGCCGCAGGACGTCAGTACAGAAAACATTCATGCATTTTTAAAAGGGATGAAAACGTAA